Proteins co-encoded in one Schaalia radingae genomic window:
- a CDS encoding DUF1850 domain-containing protein, whose product MHPKTLHSLNKSPRIVAAVVGIALVATGAMCGAYATALHAAPSIIIEDQETGQEYFRFAATDDEPITMKWIHSIEKEPWVEYYTVHGDHLQLDAIDIKSYGAGVPADPGGVTTVKDGVIHTEGINRTIPELTWAHSHDTHTTLTVGTHVIAPTDLPHHALVRLRIQE is encoded by the coding sequence ATGCATCCAAAGACACTGCACAGTCTGAATAAGAGCCCGCGGATCGTGGCAGCCGTCGTCGGCATCGCCCTCGTCGCAACGGGTGCAATGTGCGGTGCGTACGCAACCGCGCTCCATGCCGCACCCTCGATAATCATTGAAGATCAGGAAACCGGTCAGGAATATTTCCGATTCGCCGCCACTGACGACGAACCGATCACGATGAAATGGATCCATTCCATCGAGAAGGAACCGTGGGTCGAGTACTACACCGTCCACGGCGACCACCTGCAGCTTGACGCCATCGACATCAAATCATACGGAGCGGGGGTGCCGGCCGACCCTGGAGGAGTGACCACCGTCAAAGACGGTGTCATCCACACCGAAGGAATCAACCGGACGATTCCGGAGCTGACGTGGGCGCATAGCCACGATACTCACACCACGCTCACCGTCGGAACTCATGTCATCGCCCCGACGGATCTGCCACATCATGCCCTCGTGCGACTACGAATTCAGGAGTAG
- the proC gene encoding pyrroline-5-carboxylate reductase, which yields MRIGFVGSGSMAGAIARGAAHSEAIDSLMFSDTGSGRAAALADELGGQSATNERIAAECDIVVLAVKPYAIREVCIALAPTIAERGGVCVASLAAGTPIDTLSAALGDVPIVRVMPNVNAQIGQSMSALCANKAASTTAASFTTNGTYLDAVRALMNAVGTTLVIDEDKFAVFSALAGCSPAWVFQIIEALARAGVKYGLSKSQATTIAAQAVAGSASLVLDRAEDGIVPAQLIDQVCSPGGTTIAGLLASEEAGLSNALVAAVDAAVQRDGELR from the coding sequence ATGCGTATAGGTTTCGTTGGATCAGGATCAATGGCAGGAGCAATTGCTCGCGGAGCGGCTCACAGTGAGGCCATCGACTCCCTGATGTTTTCAGATACCGGCTCCGGCAGGGCAGCCGCACTGGCCGATGAGCTGGGCGGACAGTCTGCGACCAATGAGCGTATCGCCGCCGAATGCGACATCGTCGTCCTGGCCGTCAAACCCTACGCGATTCGTGAAGTGTGCATCGCGCTGGCTCCAACAATCGCCGAACGCGGCGGGGTATGCGTGGCGTCCCTGGCTGCCGGCACGCCGATCGATACGCTCAGTGCAGCGCTGGGTGATGTTCCGATTGTGCGCGTCATGCCGAATGTGAATGCGCAGATCGGCCAGTCCATGAGTGCACTGTGTGCCAACAAGGCTGCCTCGACTACCGCCGCCTCCTTCACCACAAATGGCACCTACCTTGACGCCGTTCGCGCACTGATGAACGCGGTGGGCACCACCCTCGTCATTGACGAAGACAAGTTCGCAGTATTCAGCGCACTGGCAGGATGCTCACCGGCTTGGGTGTTTCAGATCATTGAGGCGCTCGCGCGCGCCGGTGTGAAATACGGCCTGTCGAAGAGTCAGGCGACCACCATTGCAGCCCAGGCGGTTGCCGGGTCTGCCAGTTTGGTCCTTGACCGAGCCGAAGACGGCATCGTGCCTGCTCAGCTGATCGATCAGGTCTGCTCGCCCGGTGGCACCACCATTGCAGGACTGCTCGCAAGTGAAGAAGCAGGCCTGTCGAATGCACTGGTCGCCGCTGTCGATGCGGCAGTCCAGCGCGACGGTGAGTTGAGGTAG
- a CDS encoding TRAP transporter permease — protein MLEEFDRESRVRQVEWKPMAILITAVAVALSLYHMWTAYFGAPPVLIHRSIHVGVILFLTFLLYPPIRKGVRSRVPFYDIILALAALSTAVYVITNYDGIVRRFGEPSTADLVFATILVVLVIEAARRLTGWAMPLLAIAFVIYALYGRLFPGIFRHRGYYPSDTFNFLYLTTEGIYGTAISVSATYIFLFILFGAVLQKSGMGEFFNDIALAIAGQSRGGPAKVSVIASGFLGSINGAAVANVVTTGAFTIPLMKRVGYKSTFAGAVEASSSVGGQILPPIMGAAAFIMAETLGIPYSEIAIAALIPALLYYLGIIAQVHLRATKEGLKGISRDSLPLVRDVMKERGHLVIPLLFLIYMLFFSGRTILFSALLTILVTIVVAELRPATRMSVKDIIEALANGAKTAISVAVACAAVGIIVGVVTMTGFGVKLANAIVAFGAGSILLSLVLTMVASIILGMGLPSIPTYIITATMAAPALGQLGVPPLVAHMFVFYFGLFANITPPVALASFAAAGLSGADPMRTGFQSMKLALAGYVIPFIFVFNPVLLLQDVNWLEGMKVTATAVAGVLLLAIAVEGFFMEKVPLLMRAVFLGAGLSMMSPEPITDLIGIAAGACALAFMMMKAKKNDNLSLKAI, from the coding sequence GTGCTTGAAGAATTTGACCGGGAATCGCGCGTTCGCCAGGTCGAGTGGAAACCGATGGCCATTCTCATCACAGCCGTCGCAGTCGCCCTGTCCCTGTATCACATGTGGACCGCCTACTTCGGTGCGCCGCCGGTGCTGATCCACCGATCGATCCACGTCGGCGTCATCTTGTTCCTGACATTCCTGCTGTATCCGCCGATCCGAAAGGGCGTGCGCTCGCGAGTCCCGTTTTATGACATCATCCTGGCCCTGGCTGCGCTGTCGACGGCCGTTTACGTGATAACCAACTACGACGGGATTGTGCGTCGGTTCGGTGAACCCTCGACTGCAGACCTTGTCTTTGCGACGATTCTGGTTGTTTTGGTCATTGAAGCGGCGCGCCGGCTCACCGGCTGGGCCATGCCGCTGCTGGCGATCGCGTTCGTGATATACGCGCTGTACGGGCGATTGTTCCCCGGAATCTTCCGTCACCGCGGGTATTACCCTTCCGACACGTTCAACTTCCTGTATTTGACGACCGAAGGAATCTACGGCACGGCAATTTCTGTGTCCGCCACCTACATCTTCCTGTTCATCCTGTTCGGAGCGGTCCTGCAGAAGTCAGGCATGGGTGAGTTCTTCAATGACATCGCGCTGGCTATTGCCGGTCAATCCCGTGGTGGCCCCGCGAAGGTGTCGGTCATTGCCTCTGGCTTCCTTGGGTCGATCAACGGTGCCGCCGTGGCGAACGTGGTAACAACCGGTGCTTTCACGATTCCGCTGATGAAACGCGTGGGCTATAAGTCGACGTTTGCGGGCGCGGTGGAAGCCTCGTCATCTGTTGGCGGCCAGATCCTGCCGCCGATTATGGGCGCTGCAGCGTTCATCATGGCTGAGACCTTGGGCATACCATACAGTGAAATCGCGATTGCCGCGTTGATCCCCGCCTTGCTGTACTACCTGGGCATCATCGCGCAGGTGCATTTGAGGGCAACGAAGGAAGGCCTGAAGGGTATTTCTCGTGACTCGTTGCCTCTGGTGCGAGACGTCATGAAAGAACGCGGTCACCTGGTCATCCCGCTGCTCTTCCTGATCTACATGCTGTTCTTCTCAGGACGCACCATCTTGTTCTCTGCGCTGCTGACGATTCTGGTGACCATAGTGGTCGCAGAGCTTCGCCCGGCTACGCGCATGTCAGTCAAAGACATCATCGAAGCGCTGGCAAACGGTGCCAAAACAGCAATCTCCGTGGCTGTGGCCTGCGCGGCCGTTGGCATCATCGTCGGTGTTGTGACGATGACGGGGTTCGGTGTCAAACTGGCGAATGCAATCGTAGCATTCGGCGCAGGATCAATTTTGCTGTCACTGGTGCTGACGATGGTGGCCTCGATCATTCTGGGCATGGGCCTGCCGTCGATTCCGACCTACATCATCACCGCAACGATGGCTGCACCTGCGCTTGGTCAGCTGGGCGTGCCTCCGCTGGTTGCACACATGTTCGTGTTCTACTTCGGCTTGTTCGCCAACATCACGCCGCCTGTCGCCCTGGCCTCCTTCGCCGCTGCCGGCCTGTCGGGGGCTGACCCGATGCGCACGGGCTTCCAGTCGATGAAACTCGCCCTGGCCGGATACGTCATTCCGTTCATCTTTGTGTTCAACCCGGTTCTGTTGCTCCAGGACGTGAACTGGCTGGAGGGTATGAAGGTAACTGCCACGGCTGTTGCAGGCGTGCTCCTGCTGGCGATCGCCGTCGAAGGCTTCTTTATGGAAAAGGTACCGTTGCTCATGAGAGCAGTGTTCCTGGGCGCAGGCCTATCCATGATGTCGCCTGAGCCGATCACCGACCTGATCGGCATCGCGGCAGGTGCGTGTGCACTGGCGTTCATGATGATGAAGGCCAAGAAGAACGATAACCTCTCACTCAAAGCCATTTAG
- a CDS encoding chorismate mutase, with the protein MNQTSDPSAASAGTQPAIPVELSQARETIDNIDAALIHILAERFRCTKRVGFIKAEHDMPPEDRAREARQVARLRRLAEESGLDPDFAEKFLAFMVREVIRHHEHIKRNFGNEE; encoded by the coding sequence ATGAACCAAACATCTGACCCGAGTGCCGCCAGTGCCGGCACGCAGCCCGCTATTCCTGTAGAACTCAGCCAGGCACGCGAAACGATCGACAATATTGATGCTGCGCTCATCCACATCCTGGCGGAGCGGTTTCGCTGCACGAAGCGCGTAGGGTTCATCAAGGCGGAGCACGATATGCCGCCTGAAGATCGGGCGCGTGAGGCGCGGCAAGTGGCGCGATTGCGGCGTTTGGCGGAAGAAAGCGGGCTGGATCCGGACTTTGCGGAGAAGTTCCTGGCCTTTATGGTGCGCGAGGTTATCCGACATCATGAACACATCAAGCGCAATTTTGGAAACGAGGAGTGA
- a CDS encoding AMP-dependent synthetase/ligase: MAHSSSEPDSNADEQVVVEPAGQESPSSIGVEEATSAFTSSQLRLPSGDSIDAGESEDESEPVSTDALEWRAPVLVRIDEHTTIPYLLQRRVQRSPRKPIIERKLSMGDTWRPMSAAHFYEDVQRTSAGLIAMGLEFGDRVAVMSHTRYEWTLLDFACWCAGLVPVPIYETSSIEQIAFILRDTQARVAITETITMAELVRAAASSQSQDVTVLSLDSEAIQTIQDGGAQVRRTVLTGRMAQLTTDSIATIVYTSGTTGRPKGTVLTHGNFTELAVNSHRWMPEIAAGEDSRLLLFLPLAHVFARFLQVFQISGGGVLGHSPDTKNLLPDLASFRPSYLLVVPRVLEKIYNSADAQAGSGPQRKVFRWAAHVAVEYSRALDTPEGPSRSLRSQRMVADKLVYQKLLKLVGGNASYIVSGGAPLSTHLAHFYRGIGLPVLEGYGLTETVGPVSVNTPRLTKIGTVGPPLPPLSIKISDQGEVLIKGCSVFQGYHNMPDETAQALTEDGWFRTGDLGSLDRDGYVRITGRAKELIVTAGGKNVSPATLEDPLRSHPLISQVVVVGDKRPFVAALITLDEEMLPVWLKNHGLPAMSVAEASTNVEVQASLERAVERANAHVSRAESIRAIRVLTSDFTEANGMLTPSLKVKRAVVTKRFEAVINDIYGGPLEEDQDK; this comes from the coding sequence ATGGCGCACAGCTCCAGCGAGCCCGATTCGAATGCCGATGAACAGGTAGTCGTCGAGCCGGCAGGACAGGAGTCTCCCTCGTCAATTGGTGTGGAAGAGGCAACGTCTGCTTTCACGTCGTCTCAGCTCCGCCTGCCGTCAGGAGACTCGATTGACGCGGGCGAGAGCGAGGACGAGAGCGAACCTGTCTCAACCGATGCACTCGAGTGGCGGGCGCCTGTCCTGGTCCGGATCGACGAGCACACCACGATTCCCTACCTGCTGCAGCGCAGGGTGCAACGCTCACCGCGCAAGCCGATTATTGAGCGCAAGCTCTCGATGGGGGACACGTGGCGTCCAATGAGTGCCGCGCACTTCTACGAGGATGTGCAGCGCACATCTGCCGGCCTGATTGCAATGGGGCTCGAATTCGGTGATCGGGTCGCCGTCATGTCGCATACGCGCTACGAGTGGACGCTGTTGGATTTTGCCTGCTGGTGTGCAGGACTGGTGCCCGTTCCGATTTACGAGACGTCGTCGATCGAGCAGATCGCCTTTATCCTCAGAGACACGCAGGCGCGCGTGGCGATCACTGAGACCATCACGATGGCGGAACTGGTGCGTGCCGCGGCCAGCTCGCAATCTCAGGATGTCACCGTGCTGTCGCTGGATTCCGAGGCGATCCAAACCATCCAGGATGGTGGCGCTCAGGTTCGGCGCACAGTGCTGACTGGTCGCATGGCGCAGCTCACCACCGATTCGATTGCCACGATCGTGTACACGTCGGGCACGACGGGACGGCCCAAAGGCACGGTGCTCACGCACGGCAATTTCACTGAGCTGGCGGTGAATTCGCACCGTTGGATGCCGGAGATCGCGGCGGGTGAAGATTCACGCCTCTTATTGTTCTTGCCGTTGGCACACGTGTTTGCGCGTTTCCTGCAGGTCTTCCAGATTTCAGGTGGAGGTGTGCTGGGGCACAGCCCTGACACGAAGAACCTGCTGCCGGATCTCGCTTCGTTCAGGCCGTCCTATCTGCTGGTTGTGCCGCGAGTGCTGGAGAAGATCTATAACTCGGCGGACGCTCAGGCGGGCTCGGGCCCTCAGCGCAAAGTATTCCGTTGGGCTGCACATGTGGCGGTGGAATACTCGCGCGCGTTGGATACTCCTGAAGGTCCCTCGCGTTCGCTGCGTTCCCAGCGCATGGTGGCTGACAAGCTGGTGTATCAAAAGCTCCTGAAGCTTGTGGGCGGCAATGCCAGCTACATCGTGTCCGGCGGCGCTCCCCTGTCCACGCATCTCGCTCACTTCTATCGCGGTATCGGACTGCCTGTGTTGGAAGGCTACGGCCTGACTGAGACGGTTGGGCCGGTGTCGGTCAATACACCGCGTCTGACCAAGATCGGCACGGTCGGACCGCCGCTTCCGCCGCTGTCGATCAAGATCTCTGATCAGGGAGAAGTCCTCATCAAGGGGTGTTCGGTTTTCCAGGGCTACCACAATATGCCCGACGAGACAGCTCAGGCGTTGACTGAGGACGGTTGGTTCCGCACCGGTGATCTGGGGTCGCTGGATCGTGATGGGTATGTGCGCATCACAGGTCGAGCCAAGGAGCTGATCGTGACGGCAGGCGGCAAGAATGTTTCACCTGCCACGCTGGAAGATCCACTTCGTTCTCATCCGCTGATCAGTCAGGTTGTGGTCGTAGGTGACAAGCGTCCGTTCGTCGCTGCTCTCATCACGTTGGATGAGGAGATGTTGCCGGTGTGGTTGAAGAATCACGGCCTGCCAGCGATGTCCGTTGCTGAAGCCTCGACCAATGTGGAGGTACAGGCGTCGTTGGAGCGAGCAGTTGAACGTGCGAACGCACATGTGTCGCGTGCCGAGTCGATTCGAGCGATCCGCGTGCTGACCTCTGACTTCACGGAAGCTAACGGCATGCTGACGCCCTCGCTCAAGGTCAAGCGTGCGGTTGTGACCAAGCGCTTCGAGGCTGTCATCAACGACATCTACGGCGGACCGCTTGAAGAGGACCAGGATAAGTAG
- the clpX gene encoding ATP-dependent Clp protease ATP-binding subunit ClpX, with amino-acid sequence MARLTDGAELLKCSFCGKTQKQVRKLIGGSGVYICNECIELCNEIIEEELQTDSAPTQTPLPKPREIFDFLDSWVIGQDRAKRALSVAVYNHYKRVRSREAGNDEDMQGTKSNILMLGPTGTGKTHLARSLARMLHVPFVIVDATALTEAGYVGEDVENILLKLIQEADGDIKKAERGIIYIDEIDKIGRKGENASITRDVSGEGVQQALLKIIEGTVASVPPQGGRKHPHQQFLEIDTSGILFIAAGAFAGIEEIVRARLGQRSTGFASSLKSSSEMGDIYESVTPEDLHKFGMIPEFIGRLPILTSTKLLTEQDLVRVLTEPQACLVAQYQHLFELDDMTLEFTEDALMEIASEANRRGTGARGLSTIMEKTLSDLMFELPSRDDVGTVVITRDVVTGEGDAELYAPGEAKTQSA; translated from the coding sequence ATGGCACGGTTGACGGATGGGGCAGAACTGCTCAAGTGTTCGTTCTGCGGCAAGACACAAAAACAAGTGCGCAAGCTGATCGGCGGCTCCGGTGTGTACATCTGCAACGAGTGCATCGAACTGTGCAACGAAATCATCGAAGAAGAGCTGCAGACTGACAGCGCGCCCACGCAGACCCCGCTACCCAAACCGCGCGAAATCTTCGACTTCCTTGACTCGTGGGTCATCGGTCAGGACCGCGCCAAGCGCGCACTATCCGTCGCAGTCTACAACCACTACAAGCGCGTGCGCTCCAGGGAAGCCGGAAACGATGAGGATATGCAGGGCACCAAGTCCAATATTCTCATGCTGGGTCCAACCGGAACCGGGAAAACCCACCTGGCCCGATCGCTTGCCCGCATGCTGCACGTTCCGTTCGTGATTGTGGATGCCACTGCGCTGACGGAGGCAGGGTATGTGGGCGAGGACGTTGAAAACATCCTGCTCAAACTTATCCAGGAAGCCGACGGCGACATCAAGAAGGCTGAACGCGGCATCATCTACATTGACGAGATCGACAAGATTGGCCGCAAGGGCGAAAACGCGTCGATCACGCGAGACGTATCGGGCGAGGGCGTCCAACAGGCACTGCTCAAGATTATTGAAGGGACCGTCGCATCCGTCCCGCCTCAAGGCGGTCGCAAGCATCCGCACCAGCAGTTCCTCGAAATCGACACATCCGGCATTCTGTTCATCGCGGCCGGCGCATTTGCCGGTATCGAGGAGATCGTGCGGGCGCGCCTTGGACAGCGCTCCACAGGTTTTGCCTCGTCACTGAAATCCTCTTCCGAAATGGGTGACATTTACGAATCAGTCACGCCCGAAGATCTGCACAAGTTCGGCATGATTCCGGAATTTATCGGCAGGCTCCCGATCCTCACCTCAACGAAACTGCTCACCGAGCAGGACCTGGTTCGCGTCCTCACCGAGCCGCAGGCATGCCTCGTCGCCCAGTACCAGCACCTGTTTGAGCTGGACGACATGACGCTGGAATTTACCGAGGACGCGCTGATGGAGATCGCCTCTGAAGCCAACAGGCGAGGTACGGGCGCGCGCGGCCTGTCCACCATTATGGAAAAGACGCTGTCCGACCTGATGTTTGAACTACCCAGTCGCGACGATGTCGGCACCGTCGTCATTACCCGCGATGTCGTCACCGGCGAGGGGGACGCGGAACTGTATGCCCCTGGTGAGGCGAAGACTCAAAGCGCGTAG
- a CDS encoding TAXI family TRAP transporter solute-binding subunit codes for MRKRFGAIMAAAALVLTACIAPGPSHERGSVEFITIAAGGTSGPYYQIGASMAQIFRNELGSDASVQATGASVENISLITSGRAELAFVMGDATRQAVEGTGPFEGRRQLSELTALTALYPNYVQIVTTARTGIRSVEDLRGKRVGVGDKNSGVELNAQMILDAYGMTYDDIQEDFLSYSGAIDQIKNGQTDAAFVTSGLPNSSIMDLATTEDVVIVPIEGEGFARLKEKYPFFDQSAIPGGTYSQAEDVLTASIMNQLLVSPDLDEEQVYKMTKALFENLDTLHASHKAATGITLDSFDEGAAVPIHPGALRYYTEQGVVSKDASKDTAQSE; via the coding sequence ATGAGAAAACGATTTGGAGCCATAATGGCCGCCGCGGCGTTGGTACTGACTGCCTGCATAGCACCAGGTCCTTCGCACGAACGCGGATCCGTCGAATTCATCACTATCGCCGCCGGCGGCACGTCTGGACCGTACTACCAGATCGGCGCCTCTATGGCTCAGATTTTCCGCAACGAACTAGGATCGGACGCATCCGTACAGGCAACGGGCGCATCCGTGGAAAACATCTCGCTCATCACCTCAGGGCGCGCCGAACTGGCCTTCGTCATGGGCGATGCAACACGACAAGCTGTCGAGGGAACCGGCCCATTCGAAGGACGCCGCCAGCTCAGTGAGCTCACCGCACTAACAGCGTTGTACCCCAACTACGTCCAGATCGTGACAACCGCCAGGACCGGGATCCGATCGGTGGAGGACCTGCGCGGCAAACGCGTCGGCGTGGGAGACAAGAACTCCGGTGTGGAACTGAACGCGCAGATGATTCTGGATGCGTACGGCATGACCTATGACGACATCCAGGAAGACTTCCTGTCATACTCGGGCGCCATCGACCAGATCAAGAACGGCCAGACTGACGCAGCGTTCGTTACCTCCGGCCTGCCAAACTCCTCAATCATGGACCTTGCGACAACCGAAGACGTTGTCATTGTCCCCATCGAGGGTGAAGGATTCGCCAGGCTCAAGGAGAAGTATCCCTTCTTCGACCAGAGCGCAATCCCAGGCGGAACATACTCACAGGCAGAGGACGTCCTCACCGCGTCGATTATGAACCAGCTGCTCGTCTCTCCGGACCTGGACGAGGAACAGGTCTACAAAATGACGAAAGCCCTGTTTGAAAACCTCGACACCCTGCACGCGTCTCACAAGGCTGCAACGGGAATCACGCTGGACAGCTTCGATGAAGGCGCAGCAGTCCCCATCCACCCTGGAGCACTGCGCTATTACACAGAACAGGGGGTGGTGAGCAAAGATGCATCCAAAGACACTGCACAGTCTGAATAA
- the valS gene encoding valine--tRNA ligase produces the protein MTTQQPLSSRPHLGQVPDKVTADGLEDKWGGRWEDAGTYSFDRTATREQVYSIDTPPPTVSGSLHVGHVFSYTHTDVVARYQRMMGKEVFYPMGWDDNGLPTERRVQNYFGVRVDTSLPYDPDFQPPHTGGGKSIKARDQQPISRQNFVELCERLSIDDEKQFEALWRRLGLSVDWKQHYQTIGAHARKVAQAAFLRNLARGEAYQQEAPGLWDITFQTAVAQAELESREYPGFYHRLAFHITDEGAARQAAEQGAPVENGRDVYIETTRPELLAACVALIAHPDDERFKPLFGTTVTSPVFGVEVPVLAHPEAEMDKGAGIAMCCTFGDTTDIDWWRDLDLPLRAILRKDGRIATDVPEWITDPAGRQAYEAMAGKTTFSARQEVVDRLRESGEMSGEPTPTQRQTNFFERGEKPLEIVTSRQWYIRNGGRPWTHESTGKDFNEELIERGHALDFHPEFMRVRYENWVGGLNNDWLISRQRFFGVPFPLWYRIDEDGTTLYDQLIIPDEADLPIDPSSDTPHGYTEDQRDQPGGFAAELDIMDTWATSSLSPQIAAGWLEDEDLFTRVYPMDLRPQGQDIIRTWLFSTVVRAALEFGELPWQHTALSGWIVDKDHKKMSKSKGNVVTPMGLLEKYGSDAVRYWAASARLGVDSAFDESQMKIGRRLAIKVLNASKFALTMGDDSGEVDLDASHVTQPLDQSVLAHLRSVIDTASSAFAAYDHARALEVTESFFWTFCDDYVELVKERAYNHDGAWSDEEAQSARATLALVINAAVRLLAPFLPYVTEEVWSWYQEGSIHRASWPTLDELSGPEGDPTVLDAASAALIVMRRVKSEAKVSPRTPFLAVTVQAPADMIPALEMVESDLRSATKVTGTLTLEESASTPDSGDDSHETHSVKVADVTLGEPPAKRKK, from the coding sequence ATGACCACACAGCAACCCCTGTCATCGCGACCGCACCTGGGTCAGGTGCCCGACAAAGTGACAGCAGATGGATTAGAGGACAAGTGGGGCGGCCGTTGGGAAGACGCCGGAACGTACTCATTTGATCGCACGGCCACGCGTGAACAGGTCTATTCGATCGACACTCCTCCGCCCACCGTTTCCGGATCCCTGCACGTGGGGCATGTCTTTTCCTACACGCACACTGACGTGGTTGCCCGCTACCAGCGCATGATGGGCAAGGAAGTGTTCTACCCAATGGGGTGGGATGACAACGGCCTGCCAACTGAACGCCGCGTTCAGAATTATTTCGGCGTGCGCGTCGACACGTCACTGCCCTACGACCCCGACTTCCAGCCCCCGCACACCGGTGGCGGAAAATCCATTAAGGCTCGCGACCAGCAGCCGATCAGTCGCCAGAACTTCGTGGAGCTGTGCGAGCGCCTGTCCATCGATGACGAGAAGCAGTTCGAAGCGCTGTGGCGTCGCCTCGGCCTGTCGGTCGACTGGAAGCAGCATTACCAAACCATCGGCGCACATGCCCGCAAGGTTGCCCAGGCAGCGTTCCTGCGTAACCTGGCGCGCGGCGAGGCCTACCAGCAGGAGGCGCCCGGCCTGTGGGACATCACGTTCCAGACTGCCGTGGCCCAGGCTGAGCTCGAATCACGCGAATACCCAGGGTTCTACCACCGCCTCGCATTCCACATCACTGACGAGGGGGCCGCACGCCAAGCCGCTGAGCAGGGTGCACCGGTTGAAAACGGTCGCGATGTCTACATTGAGACCACGCGACCCGAACTGCTGGCAGCCTGTGTTGCCCTGATCGCTCACCCTGACGATGAGCGTTTCAAGCCGTTGTTCGGCACCACGGTTACCTCGCCCGTCTTCGGTGTGGAAGTGCCTGTCCTTGCCCACCCGGAAGCGGAGATGGATAAGGGCGCGGGCATCGCGATGTGTTGTACGTTCGGTGACACGACTGACATTGACTGGTGGCGCGACCTTGATCTGCCGTTGCGAGCTATTTTGCGCAAAGATGGCCGCATCGCAACCGACGTGCCCGAATGGATCACGGATCCCGCCGGCCGCCAGGCGTATGAGGCGATGGCCGGAAAGACCACGTTCTCAGCGCGTCAGGAAGTGGTTGACCGCCTGCGTGAGTCCGGTGAAATGAGTGGTGAACCCACTCCGACGCAGCGTCAGACAAACTTCTTTGAGCGCGGCGAAAAGCCTCTGGAAATCGTCACGTCCCGCCAGTGGTACATCCGCAACGGTGGGCGCCCATGGACGCATGAATCAACGGGTAAGGACTTCAATGAGGAGCTCATTGAGCGCGGGCACGCATTGGACTTCCACCCCGAATTCATGCGGGTGCGCTATGAGAACTGGGTGGGTGGCCTCAACAATGACTGGCTCATCTCCCGTCAGCGCTTCTTCGGCGTGCCGTTCCCGCTGTGGTACAGGATCGACGAGGATGGCACAACGCTGTACGACCAGCTGATCATTCCTGATGAAGCTGACCTGCCGATCGATCCGTCCAGCGACACGCCCCACGGATACACGGAGGATCAGCGTGACCAGCCCGGTGGCTTCGCAGCCGAGCTGGACATTATGGACACGTGGGCGACCTCGTCCCTGTCCCCACAGATTGCAGCCGGCTGGCTGGAAGACGAGGACCTGTTCACCCGCGTTTACCCGATGGACCTTCGCCCGCAGGGGCAGGACATCATCCGCACGTGGCTCTTCTCCACGGTGGTGCGTGCCGCACTCGAATTTGGCGAACTGCCCTGGCAGCACACGGCTTTATCCGGCTGGATCGTCGATAAAGACCACAAGAAGATGTCGAAGTCGAAGGGCAACGTCGTCACGCCGATGGGCCTGCTCGAAAAGTACGGGTCGGATGCGGTTCGCTACTGGGCGGCTTCCGCCCGTCTGGGTGTGGACTCAGCTTTCGACGAGTCGCAGATGAAGATCGGTCGCCGCCTGGCTATCAAAGTTCTCAACGCCTCGAAATTCGCGCTGACGATGGGCGACGATTCCGGTGAGGTGGATCTTGATGCCTCGCATGTGACGCAGCCACTTGACCAGTCTGTTCTGGCACACCTGCGTTCCGTCATCGACACTGCCAGCAGCGCATTTGCAGCCTACGACCATGCGCGTGCCCTCGAGGTCACTGAATCATTCTTCTGGACGTTCTGCGATGACTACGTGGAATTGGTCAAGGAGCGTGCCTACAACCACGACGGCGCCTGGTCGGACGAGGAAGCTCAGTCGGCACGCGCGACGTTGGCCCTGGTCATCAACGCTGCTGTGCGTCTGCTCGCGCCCTTCCTGCCCTACGTCACGGAAGAGGTGTGGTCGTGGTATCAGGAAGGTTCCATTCATCGCGCGTCCTGGCCTACCCTCGATGAGCTGTCCGGCCCCGAGGGTGACCCGACTGTTCTGGATGCTGCGTCGGCAGCGCTGATCGTCATGCGCCGCGTCAAGTCGGAAGCCAAGGTTTCTCCGCGTACGCCGTTCCTGGCTGTGACGGTGCAGGCTCCTGCCGACATGATTCCTGCCCTCGAAATGGTGGAATCCGATCTGCGCTCTGCTACGAAGGTGACGGGTACGCTGACTCTTGAAGAATCCGCGTCAACACCCGACAGCGGCGATGATTCGCATGAGACCCACAGTGTCAAGGTTGCTGACGTGACCCTGGGTGAGCCTCCGGCCAAAAGAAAGAAGTAG